The Medicago truncatula cultivar Jemalong A17 chromosome 7, MtrunA17r5.0-ANR, whole genome shotgun sequence genome includes the window AAGGTTCCAGATTTGAACTTGGGTGAATATGtttaacctaataataatatatgtcattGCAAATTGAGCTAAACCTTACGAACatgcaaaattatattttgacaaACAAATTTCGACATGGTTAATTACTCTTTAAGAAAACATGTGAATTACGTTTAGTAGATGattaatgaaaataacaatGTGTCACAATTTAGTAACCATTCGGTCACAACTACTCTGAACGTCATAAACaacaattttgaaataaatatttgaacACAGATTGTGGTtaatgaatattatatacttgaaaacacttgaaaATCATGGATTTGGACACAATTTAGATGGTTAGTTGATATATTAtattgaattaggattaagGGTTTTCCCCTCAAACCGAAGTTTTTTCATCCACAAGGATACACAACTTGAAAACCTTGGTTACGAAGACTTTCGATACAAGGAGATGATTGAACCATCAGATCTTATACCACTGTCGGGTCTTGAGGGATCAGGGATCATCACATTTGGCTTTGAGCAATCATATAAGTGACTACACCGCATCTTAATCCAAAACCTCTCACTTATATAATGTTCATTGGCTCATTGCTCGACATCCACTTTTTAATTCAATGTGGGATTCTCACTGACACTTAAAACAGTGTGCTGTCACTTTTTTATGTCATATTACACAATTTAAAACTAAgaaattatcaatatttttctcatttcaTGATTCTAATTCAACAAGTGGGTTACCAGAAGCGGTAGtaacattttttgtttatattatttccttaacgaaatgtttttgttaaaaacaataaatagaaTTAAAGTAACCTTATTAATCAAGGATTATGATAAAAGTATTGCCAAAAATACAGATATAGAATGAAACCATAATCAAAATAAGTCCTCACTCATGaacattttgttccttaatTATCATTCATGTTAAATATTAGTTaactcatttcaaattttcttctttatagGCGTGAAACAGAACTCATTGAAGAAATTGTTGCAGATGTATGGAAAAAGTTACAACCTAAATTTTCACATTATGATGATGAACTGGTTGGAATTGATTCACGGATAAATAACATGTGTTCACTTTTAAGGACAGATTCTGAGGAAATTCGCTTTGAGGGGATATGGGGCATGGGTGGCATAGGAAAGACAACTCTAGCCAAACACATCTACAAGAAAATCCATAACCAATTTGATGTCAGTTGCTTTCTTGAGAATGTTAGAGAGCTTTCTAGTGAAAGAGATGGTCTGCTTtgtttacaaagaaaattgcttTCTCATCTAAAAATAAGCAGCATGAGAATTGAAAGTTTGGACCAAGGAAAAGAGATAATACGAAATCTtctattcaataaaaaagttcTCCTTGTCCTTGATGATCTAAGTTCTGATATCCAACTAGAGAATTTAGCTGGAAAGCAATGGTTTGGTCCTGGGAGTAGGGTAATAATAACAACTAGAGACAAGCATCTCCTAGTATCACTCAGTGTGTGTGAAATTTATGATGCTCAAATCTTAAACAGTCATGAATCCCTTCAACTTTTTTCTCAAAAAGCTTTCAGAAGTGGAAAGCCTGAAGAAGGTTTCGTAGAGTTGTCAAAACAGGCGGTTCAATGTGCTGGAGGTATTCCCTTGGCACTCAAAGTGTTGGGTTCATTCCTCTGTGGAAGGAAGGCATCTGTATGGGAAGACGCTTTGAAAATGTTGCAGCAGGACCTGCAAAATGATATTTACAAGACATTAAGAATAAGTTATGATGGATTGCGGGATATGGAAAAGGCGATATTTCTAGATATTGCTTGTTTTTTCAAAGGGAGCCGCAAGGATCATGTAACACAAATATTGGAAAATTGTGGTCTTAATCCATTGATTGGTATAGACGTTCTTATTGAAAAATCATTAATAACTTATGATGGGTGGCATTTGGGGATGCATGATTTGCTTCAAGAAATGGGTAGAAATATTGTTCTCCATGAATCTCTTAATGACGCCGGCAAGCAGAGTAGGTTGTGGTCTCTAAAGGACATTGATCAAGTATTGAGAAATAATAAGGTAAGattcttttttgaagaagaataaGGTAAGATTCTTAATGAATATGTACTGAATTTATAACTTACTCTCATTATCACTTATGTCGTTTTCATTGTCCTATTTTTAAAGGGAACTGAATCTACTCAAGCAGTAGTTCTAAATCTGTCTGAAGCATTTGAAGCGAGTTGGAACCCTGAAGCTTTTGCAAAGATGGGTAATCTTAGACTGCTcatgatattaaataaattgcAACTTCAACATGGTCTCAAATGTCTTCCCAGTGGGTTAAAAGTTCTTGTATGGAAGGAATGTCCTCTCGAGTCATTGCCAATTGGAGATCAATCGGACGAACTTGTTGACCTTGATATGTGTCATAGCAAAATAAAGCACCTTTGGAAAGGAACAAAGGTAATATTCTTCCATTTATTCTCCAGatcctatttaattttaaaagataatatGTACACGCGCGTGCGCACACACATACATGTGTGTGTATACAGATACTCATATACATATGTAGAATTTCGGTTTACACCCCTCACAACAGATATATGGTCGACTCTAATACAATATTCGAATGTCGGTTTAAGACCTTATTCAATCCCAAAAGCTAACCCAAGAGGTAAGGATTGCCCGAGACTTATATAAGGATTACTTTAGTCATATCTCTAGTCAATGAGAGATCTCAACACATGCAAACACatataatgtatttattttcatattttcagcTTCTGGGAAATTTGAAGACCATCAATTTGAAAAACTCCAAATATCTACATCAAACTCCAGATTTCACTGGAATTCCAAATCTTGAAAAGTTGGATCTTGAAGGCTGCATAAACCTAGTTGAGGTTCATGCTTCTCTTGGACTTCTTAAAAAGATTTCATATGTGACATTAGAGGATTGCAAAAATCTTAAAAGCCTTCCAGGAAAATTGGAAATGAATTCTTTGAAGCGTCTCATTCTAACAGGTTGCACATCAGTTAGAAAGCTTCCTGATTTCGGGGAAAGTATGACAAATCTATCCACACTTGCTTTGGATGAGATTCCCTTAGCCGAACTACCTCCAACTATTGGTTACTTGACAGGTCTTAATAGTTTGCTTTTACGggattgtaaaaatatttattctcTTCCAGATACCTTTTCTAAATTGAAATCTCTCAAAAGGCTAAATCTATCTGGTTGCTCAAAATTTTCCAAGCTTCCTGATAATTTGCATGAAAATGAGGCTCTGGAGTGTCTTAATGTGAGTAACACTGCTATAAGAGAAGTTCCTTCATCTATTGTTCATTTGAAAAATCTTATATCACTTTTATTTCATGGATGCAAAGGACTAGCACGAAACTCAGAGAGCTCACTCCTCCCTTTGGGTAGGATTTTCGGGTTTGGTACTCATCCAACTCCCAAGAAATTAATCTTGCCTTCTTTTTCTGGTCTATCCTCATTGAAGAAACTAGACTTAAGCTATTGCAATCTCTATGATGAATCAATTCCTGATGATCTTGGTTGTTTATCTTCACTGGTAACATTAGATATTAGTGGGAATAATTTTGTGAATCTTCGTGATGGCTGCATATCGAAACTTTTGAAGCTGGAAAGACTTGTGTTGAGTAGCTGCCAAAACCTGCAGTCGTTGCCTAATCTACCACCAAATGTACATTTTGTCAATACAAGTGATTGCAGTTCATTGAAACCCTTATCAGATCCACAAGAGATATGGGGTCACTTGGCATCATTTGCTTTTGACAAGGTACGATACACTAACCATGcatctctttcttttataaCACAGTTTCCTGTTAACATTTTAACATTCTGATTTCCCTGTAACAGTTGCAAGATGCAAATCAGATCAAAACTTTATTGGTAGGTCCTGGAAACGAaattccatcaacatttttctatcaaaattattttgaccGGGACATACAATATTTAAAAGATAACTACATATGGGCTGATTCTACTGTGTCAATATCGATAAACATGGCTCAGCTTCGTCAACGGTATGATAGAAGTGAATGGTGGGGACTTTTGGTTTCCCTTGTCATAGAAGATGTGGTGTCTTCTACACCTTCCCAGGACTATCGTGTTGGTTGGATTTCAAAAGTTCCTGCTACCAATCATATTTTGCGCCAGCTATTTCAAAAATTGTTGGAGCATGGTTTCATTTCTGGAGTGCCAAATTCCAAGCATCCTCACCTATTGGTTTTGTATATTCCTGTTCCTGCTGCATTTCGTTGGTCTTATGTTCAAGACAAGTTTCAGTTAATATTTTTCAGTTCTAGTCTTAAGAGTAAGTTAGTTATAAAGAAATGCGGGTGGCGCATATTATGTAAGGAGGATGCACAACTCATGCGCACAAAATTGTCTGAATGCAGCATTTCTTCTGCCAAACAATATGTTTCACGAGGCAATTgcttatcttcttcttcttcttcttcatcttctgaTTATCTTATTACATCATGGAGATGGATAAGCCGACTCAAGGTTCCCCGACGTCACAAGACTTTCCTGCTGGCCGTCCTATGTGAACGCTTGCCTACTATTGCGAAGTGCAGGTTCTGCAGCATGGAAGGGGCTACCACTATCCATGTTTTAAGAGACTGTAGGCGAGCTTGTGCAATTTGGGTTCAAATGGTTCCTCCTCAAATGCAGGATgagtttttttcaatttcacttCATGATTGGATGCATAGGTTCCTTCGTAGATCCTGGTTGCCAAATATCCGCGAAGACTATGATGCCGACTGCTTGAAGTTTTCTGTCACCACTTTTCTGCTCTGGAAGGATGGTGGAGATAATTCCATCCCCGAGGGAGATTCTCTAACAGATAATGGGTTGTATTCTATAATCAAGTCTCTAGTACAAGAACACACCTCACCTACCAGGCGTTTTATTAAGTTGAACGTGGATGGTTGTTGCATGGACAATCCTAGAAGTGCTGGTTATGGGGGTCTCTTTCGTGATGTGGATGGGAATTGGCTTGGTGGGTTCTATGGCTCTCTGGGCTTTACAACTAAAATGAAAGCTGAACTTTATGCCATATGTCAAGGTTTGATCACAGCTTGGGATTTCGGTTACAGAAATATATTAGTTGAAACTGATTACTTGGAAGCTATCAAGCACATTGAGGAGGCCAATATTGAGCATGATGCCTATGGTAGCTTAGTGGCTGACATACGCTCCCTGATGCAAAGaaattggtcccttaatttgGATCATTCTCTCAAGGAAGATAATGCTTGTGCAGATATTTTATCGAGAATTGGAGCTGAGCAACATGAGGTCTATTGCTTCCATGCTTATCCACCACAACAGCTTCAGCTAGCATTGATGGCTGATGCCCTTCACGTTCAACTTCCTTGCATGTAGTTCCTTGTTTCTTATTtcatgtttcttttcttcttgcttGACAAAAAAATGTTCCAAGGatggtgatttttgttttggagAAAACAAAGGTTCCTCGTGAAGATCAATGACCCTGGTAAACTTAACGGAGAAGATGCAACATGGTCTGATGCAGAAACAGAAATACAAACGGAAACAGAGAAAGCTCCGATGCAATAATGCTTATATCATAGTAACATGTATGTCCCATCCTTTGTCTCTTTTGTCCAATCAGTTAACATAAAATTGTGGTAATCACAAATGTTATGTTATGGGAGTGTGGCTGCACCATAATTCAGGTTTGATGCAGGAAGCTTTCCTGATGCAACCACATGCCGGTGTACGATTGTCAGACACCAATCTGCAGCTGGTGTGGTGAATTATCACGCAGAAGAGTGCAACTAACAGTCTCTTCTGTTTGCAATGCGCTACGAAATTgaatttggaaaagaaaaaaaaatcatatagttAAGGGAATATTTTGGATTGaggttttttcttatttttataaatggattGAGggtttgctcaaaaaaaaataaaaatggattgagggtttagtcTATGTTTTGACATGTATTTGAgttttttaaacattaaaagAATAACATGATAGATGATTATATATCATGTCAATCACGTTTGattaatttatagattttttttatagcttccttaattttaaaaaggaaaataatccCCCTCTCCCGTTCAAATTTTTTCATCCAAACATCCCTAAAAAAAGAAGATGCACTTGTCGTAAAGTAATAGATAAAATCTGcctttacatttttttacaatgaattaaatatagttttttttttttggtggtcggggttcgaacctcaagCCTTGCatgtattatgtattgtccataTCAATCGAGCTAACCTCAAGGACAAATATAGTTgttctaaaatgaaatatttagatACACCTTATATGCTAAAGTGATAAATTTCTTATGATAAAACTTAGGTTAATTATTGAAATAgcccaataaaaaataatacacaaatTATACCTTTATAACTTGAGATTCTTtctattttggtcatttaacAACCAAGTCACACAAAAGACGGTTACTGAACAGAGAATCTTGTCGTGAGGCATTTTTCATGCCTCAATTTGTTTCTCaaacatttgtttttgttaaaaaaaaaatttctaacaTTAATTGGGGactgaaataaagaaaaactgAACTATTTTTATCCTCTTGATTTAAAGTTCAAAAAAGTGATatagaggtttttttttaatgttaaccAATGCCCGCCCGGATACTCattaaggaaacaaatataGTACTATCATATTGGAACTTGTGCAGTTAATTCATTAAAAGTCtaaaaagtatttattttaatttaaaaatttctttttttagtttccttaaTCTGTGCCCAGGGCACCGAttaacataacttttttttttcttcatgatttttcacagctatgtttatgatgttaaaatAAGACGTCCCacataaaattagaatttttctcACAAGgtacaaattaattaagattttttaaaaGTACTAACATCAtaaatacctcaaattcgtccttgaattttcaaaaatcggtCAAATTCGTCTCTAAATTTTGCGAAATAGCTATTTTGTCcttgaatttacaaaatgtcaatcaaatcagtcccttCACTAAATTggtctgttaacggaggtggcgtgtaacgttaacctcttacaaggcttaccacgtcagatgtcacgcaagcagggaccaaattgattgatttacagaaaattgccaaggaccaaattgatggattttcagaaaattgccaacggctctttctcttctttgtCATTAACGGCGctttctcctcttcctcattAACGATtgtttcttccccaaatatataaattttgaaccctaatgttataattcgtcacatagagttcaaaatcctCAATATTTCTTCCATGAATCGATGTCAaagttcttccccaattcaaaaaacttagaaccctaatttttttgattaaatccGAAATTCAAAAATCAGTGGTCTACCTTGTAGATTCGGTGTTCATAATTGATGGGTGGTGGGCATATgggcaaaaacaactacaacagccggtcttcatcttcaagctctatgtacaatgatgatgtgagaaagcttcaatgttggtgtccAAGAATTTGCGTTGTAAGAAAAGCAAACACTGTCAATAACCTAGGAAGGCCTTTCTATTCCTGCCCTCTGCATAAGGTTTGTTTaacaatggttatgtgatgtgtgaatgttttctttaaattatattgattttgtcttttgattgtATAAGATGATtgtgaaaattgtaaattttttgtgtgggttgatgaagctgaagaactagactatttttaaaaacaacggTGTTGGTCATGGAAGAAatgcaaggttgatggagaagTCAAATGATGGGGACAGAGAAGAGGTTTGGAGGGCAAGGTTGGTGGATAAAGTTGATTGTGTAGGAAGTgagcttaggttgattaagatattgataaaagtattttgtttgattgtgttgtttaaatGCTATTGTATTGTGCCAAGtccatgtaatgttgtaatgaaaagaggttgtcaatgaatgaatcaaacctttctgtcaaaaaatttcaatcaaattggtccttgaattatatgcatatccatcatatcgatcctcaaattagtgaaaataccatcaaataggtcattgaattttcacaacagatatcactgtgatccttggtgcataTATTTGCCGAACGAAGTAAAAAGCAAAAGACagacactttgattataaaaagacaaacatttgcataccatcataagtcatatatttgatgttcataagtcattacatagacaaaaaaataacattaaatagtCATCAAGTCATAAAATCATGTGATGTTCTTAAgtgattacatatccaaaaaagcataaactaaacaagtccaaaaaacattaattaaactagtccaaaagcataatttaaacatgcatcaatgctttggaaatcctggagttgagataaactccatgtattgggGTTGAGTAGAAGCGGATGACCCGTAATTTGGATTTAGGGCTCTAATAACTCCAGGAGCAGTTGGATTTTGTGGAGCAGGACCCTTCagtggtgtttgtttatgcatgtcatttgaaatcactagtcctctcatgccatatctccttgtactcattctctgcaaataaaatcaatcatatcagcccttaaattataacaaaatccatcaaattagtcctcaaattaTGACAGTAAGTCTCAAATCGATCCAGGACAACACATGTAATAGATgggtataattggaaacacATGAAAAATTATACTGAAAAGTTAAATCTCGAATCtttaccattttcatcaatttagtccttgtacacgtggctgCCTTGTTGACACGTGTACAAGACAACACTACATGCAAGAGGACACATCATCACCACTAACAGAACTTTTGGATGGAGGGACcattttgatggacgtctgtaaaattcagggactaattagAGATATTCcgcaaaattcaaggacgaatttgaggtattagtcatcaaattttgaattgagttttttttttgcaaagacCTCTATAAAATTACATCGAAAAGATCTGCAATGTTTCATTGCATTTTTTAGACACCTCGacatatttttttgactaaaacgtgcaaaattgtaattttgttcgGAGTAAGCATGTTGGACCCTATAAAaaatactcccttcgtcccttaataagtgacacagttgacccaattacgcatatcaatgcgtaattttgagtttaaatatcttgaataatatattggaaaaaattatgaaaatttgatattttaaaaatactcatcgagacgaatctaacgacatcttatatgatattatttatttttgtatattagtagaaaaatatggtcgaagtaagttaggtcaaaattgcacattttcaaacaggtCATTTATTGCgcgacggagggagtacatattAATGGGGCAAGGTGGGTCAATCTAGAATAAGTTCAAAGGTTCGAGCATCATTTGCTTGTTATTAACTTCATATGTTGTTCAAGAAGTTTGCAATGATCCATTTCTTCATTGCTTTGACTCTATTTCATTCCATTCACTTTCGATTTTAAGCAGAAGAAAcctcattttttttgtcattttatacgcttatagacttttttttaatgaactatTATTTGAATCCgctcataaaaaacaaaagtgagtTTGTTTGACTAGCTTAAAATTAGGCATTGACCGTCCTCCCTCCTCTTCTATAAAGTTGAAGAATCAAACCCAATCgcaacaccaaaacaaaaaagatggcGCCAAAAAGAAAACATTCCTCAATCTTCATCGGTGAATcttcaaaccctaaaaaccctTCAATTCACCTCCCTTTTCATTCACAACTCCATTTCTAATCTCTCGATTTCTATATTCTCTTCATTTCGCAGGTAACTGCGAAATTACCGTCCAAGCCAGTACTTTCACCTGCAATTCCAGTTCCAGCGAACTCTTAATCTCTCTTCCTCGTAGCGGAAATATCAAAGTATCTGGTAATATCTTTTGTTTCCAATTACCAACGCTTCTATTTGTATTCATTTGATTCAATTCGTTAATTAACGATTTTTACCATGTTTCAAGATGTTTCTGCAAACCATAAAAACGCTTCTGAGAATTTCACTCCTGAAGAAAGAGGTAAATCCCTAATTTTACGCGTCATTCATTCAAATATTCATCTTAAGTATTTATCTGTGTGATTATAATGCTTGCTCTTGGGTTGATATATTCGTAGAACATGAGTTCATGCTGGTTAATCCTAaagatgttgatgatattaCCAAATCATACCTTCAGGTAGTGTAACATGGGCGTCTCTCCGTTGTTATTcatgtttatatataaatgtagaaattttaattttgtaatgCTTTGAATGTAAATTGTTGGGTTTACAGGAGGTATTACAGATGTATATGACTGAGCTACCTGGGATGAATTATGCTGCAAATACCGGAAAGCAATCAAAGTTTCTTGAGAGATGTGTGACTAATGGGTATTACATACTTTTCATTGTCTTTGCTTCTCCTGTGTGACAATAATCCGCGTCAGATTTTGCTCTAACTAGTAACTATGGTgattttaattgattatttgTTTACAGTATTGATTGTTTGTTCCTGCAGGAAATATCGAACACTACTTCTGAAATCCAGTTTGGCTGGAGATTCAGGAAAGGTATTTGCTTGATGACTATACTTCTGTTTTGTATTGGTGTTTTATGTTTATGACTTCATATTTTGGTCTTGTACTGTGCTGCCATAAATAACCTAATACACTATCCTAGTACATTTCCAAATTAAGAAGAGTGCGTGTCTATTTCTTAAAACAGAAAGTCTAACCTTTTTATCCCCATGATACTAGTCTTTGTGATTTTGTATCAAATTACGGCGTGTGTTTACATTTAGCCATCAATGCATGCAGTGTCGGTTCTACAAGTAAGTTGACAGTGTCTCAACAATAGTCCTAATTGATCTCTGCTGATACTCTCCTTTTCCATCCTAAGAGGCTAAGACCATCCAGCttagaaataaaagaaaacaatactTTTGCTCCTTCATCTAGTTTGAGCTAGAAAACAATGCATAGCGGTAGACATAAgggaaatataataaaatgcgtTATAAGTTATAGCACCTTAACTTTTAATCCACTTTCATCATTTTCAGGTTTTGGCTGCAATTACTTATCAAATCGTCCCTGCAGACACAGAATATGCAGAGATCCCACTTGCAGCTGTCAATGCAATCTATCAACGGAAGGTCAGCTTATATTTTACATATTCCTTTATATTCCAgttttcagttttttcttttttaatttaaaatgtcaCGCCAGGAGTGAGTTTCATGAAATAAACTTGCAATGGTCAATCACAGCACGGTTCTTTTGGTTTTGCACACAAAGTTTTATATAAAGCTTCTGATTTAGATCTAAATTCTAATTGTAGTTTGCTCGCTGTTCAAGCGTATAATGAAGTTAATTAGATACCTTCATGATAAGTATTCTCAGTACCAGGGTTTATGCTAGTGACGTTTAGTGAAAACATACACGATCATCTTGTAACTTGCTTGTTCTTCTCACTTATTTGCATCTCAATCATTTTGAGCTGTATCTACTTATATGAAATGTTACACCTTTTCTGAATTCTCCTACTCATGCCATCTGCTGTCTTTTTACATACGTTGGTAGGTGTTCACAATAAATAGCTATAATCTATGGCTTCATGTAAGTTTTCTTAGCTAATTACTAGTTGATATCCTGCAGGGTTTTGGTCAGATATTGTTTCTAGAGCTCCGGAAGAGACTTCAAAATGTTGGCATTCGCTCTATTTTCTGTTGGGGAGACAAAGAATCTGAAGGATTTTGGCTTAAACAGGTAgcgttttaacaaaaaaaatctctgGAATCTTGAGCAGATCTCAGTATTGAAGTATAGAAACTGAGAGAGAATTCAAAGAGTGTAGATCTGAATTATGAAATCTTTGGTCTATAGACTTAATGAAAGGATCTGCTTACATCATAATATATGGTTATCGCAAACTGTAACTTACTCCAATAGACTTTAGATTTTAGAAGTATCTGGATTATACTGTGAATTGTACTCAAGACAGCTGGTCCAATACCACACTACAGAAGCTACACTACAGAAAATACAGTATAATATATGAGTGAAGAAATATTCATTTTTGGCTGCCATTCATTTTTGAGTTTAGAATTTTCCACAGACAGCTGTTTTTTATATGAATGATTGTTATTCATTTTTTACTCTAGAATTTTCTATAGATTCGTGATCATCCTTGCAAGAATTCCATTGTGTTTGGTTTCTTGTTTTATCGTTGCAAGAAAAACTTTTACATTTATGCAAAGAGGCCAGTAAATATAGtaagataaatatttatattgatAGTTTGCCGAATTTAGAAGCATgatttttattcactaaaatatGCTTCTTTTGTTTGGGAGTTACAACTTTTTTGAAGGGAGGGAGTTAACTTTTATTCAACCAAAAATGCAGGGTTTTTCATCAATAGCACAGGTGGATACAAAAGGTAGAGCCCGCAGGTTCCCAGTAAAAGCTGATATTCGTAAAGCATTATGCTTTCCTGGTGGTTCAACTCTCATGATTCTCCACCTAAAGAAGGAACTGTTTGATGACAATGCTAACTCTGGGAAGTGTCTCCCCTCACAGCCTCATCAGAATTCCTTTACACCTGCAATTGTTGAAAATGAGCAGCTCGAATTCTCAGATGAACTACTCATTAACTTGAAATCTTCCCATAGAACAGACACAAGTCAAAGTAAACCCAATGCTTTGGTAAAAGTTGGATCTTCACAAGGACATGGAAAACTCAGTGGTAATTAAT containing:
- the LOC112416517 gene encoding TMV resistance protein N, whose amino-acid sequence is MAVTNTSPSWKFHVFLSFRGVETRNKFTDHLYAAFIRTGLTVFKDDTELQRGQLIAPELLNSIEQSLSSVVILSPDYASSRWCLDELLTILRSRIDFGRFVFPVFYDVDPTDVRHQRGSFAEAFVKHGERFGDDSEKVRMWREALSQVADLSGWSSKARRETELIEEIVADVWKKLQPKFSHYDDELVGIDSRINNMCSLLRTDSEEIRFEGIWGMGGIGKTTLAKHIYKKIHNQFDVSCFLENVRELSSERDGLLCLQRKLLSHLKISSMRIESLDQGKEIIRNLLFNKKVLLVLDDLSSDIQLENLAGKQWFGPGSRVIITTRDKHLLVSLSVCEIYDAQILNSHESLQLFSQKAFRSGKPEEGFVELSKQAVQCAGGIPLALKVLGSFLCGRKASVWEDALKMLQQDLQNDIYKTLRISYDGLRDMEKAIFLDIACFFKGSRKDHVTQILENCGLNPLIGIDVLIEKSLITYDGWHLGMHDLLQEMGRNIVLHESLNDAGKQSRLWSLKDIDQVLRNNKGTESTQAVVLNLSEAFEASWNPEAFAKMGNLRLLMILNKLQLQHGLKCLPSGLKVLVWKECPLESLPIGDQSDELVDLDMCHSKIKHLWKGTKLLGNLKTINLKNSKYLHQTPDFTGIPNLEKLDLEGCINLVEVHASLGLLKKISYVTLEDCKNLKSLPGKLEMNSLKRLILTGCTSVRKLPDFGESMTNLSTLALDEIPLAELPPTIGYLTGLNSLLLRDCKNIYSLPDTFSKLKSLKRLNLSGCSKFSKLPDNLHENEALECLNVSNTAIREVPSSIVHLKNLISLLFHGCKGLARNSESSLLPLGRIFGFGTHPTPKKLILPSFSGLSSLKKLDLSYCNLYDESIPDDLGCLSSLVTLDISGNNFVNLRDGCISKLLKLERLVLSSCQNLQSLPNLPPNVHFVNTSDCSSLKPLSDPQEIWGHLASFAFDKLQDANQIKTLLVGPGNEIPSTFFYQNYFDRDIQYLKDNYIWADSTVSISINMAQLRQRYDRSEWWGLLVSLVIEDVVSSTPSQDYRVGWISKVPATNHILRQLFQKLLEHGFISGVPNSKHPHLLVLYIPVPAAFRWSYVQDKFQLIFFSSSLKSKLVIKKCGWRILCKEDAQLMRTKLSECSISSAKQYVSRGNCLSSSSSSSSSDYLITSWRWISRLKVPRRHKTFLLAVLCERLPTIAKCRFCSMEGATTIHVLRDCRRACAIWVQMVPPQMQDEFFSISLHDWMHRFLRRSWLPNIREDYDADCLKFSVTTFLLWKDGGDNSIPEGDSLTDNGLYSIIKSLVQEHTSPTRRFIKLNVDGCCMDNPRSAGYGGLFRDVDGNWLGGFYGSLGFTTKMKAELYAICQGLITAWDFGYRNILVETDYLEAIKHIEEANIEHDAYGSLVADIRSLMQRNWSLNLDHSLKEDNACADILSRIGAEQHEVYCFHAYPPQQLQLALMADALHVQLPCM